From Myxococcales bacterium, a single genomic window includes:
- a CDS encoding SDR family oxidoreductase, producing the protein MSELRFDNRVAIVTGAGGGLGRAHALLLAKRGAKVVVNDLGGSMDGTGGGGNSAADKVVAEIKAAGGEAVANYDSVNTWDGAQKIVAKAKEAFGKLDIVINNAGILRDVSFMKMTDEDWEKVLSVHLTRSIYVCKTAWTLLRENNYGRVVNTTSAAGLYGNFGQANYSAAKLGIVGLTKTLAHEGAKYNIKVNAIAPIAKSRMTETIMPPNVLEKLAPEYVSALVAYLVSDKCEDSAQVYAVGGGYFSRVAVMEAEGIGIAVDKVTPEAIAEQWTKVNDMTGAKAYGNAMEAAGAAMKFAMT; encoded by the coding sequence ATGTCCGAGCTTCGTTTCGACAATCGAGTCGCAATCGTCACAGGTGCCGGCGGTGGATTGGGGCGCGCCCACGCGCTCTTGCTCGCCAAACGCGGAGCCAAGGTCGTCGTCAACGATCTCGGTGGATCGATGGATGGCACCGGCGGCGGCGGCAACTCCGCGGCCGACAAGGTCGTCGCAGAGATCAAGGCCGCCGGTGGCGAGGCCGTCGCCAACTACGACAGCGTCAACACCTGGGATGGCGCCCAGAAGATCGTTGCCAAGGCCAAAGAGGCCTTCGGCAAGCTCGACATCGTGATCAACAACGCCGGCATCTTGCGCGACGTCTCGTTCATGAAGATGACCGACGAGGACTGGGAGAAGGTCCTCTCCGTTCACCTGACCAGGTCCATATACGTGTGCAAGACGGCCTGGACCTTGCTCCGCGAGAACAACTATGGCCGGGTCGTCAACACCACCAGCGCCGCCGGCCTCTACGGCAACTTCGGCCAGGCGAACTACAGCGCTGCCAAGCTGGGTATCGTCGGCTTGACCAAGACGCTGGCGCACGAAGGCGCCAAGTACAACATCAAGGTCAACGCCATCGCGCCCATCGCCAAGAGCCGTATGACCGAGACCATCATGCCGCCGAACGTGCTCGAGAAGCTCGCGCCGGAGTACGTGTCGGCGCTGGTTGCGTACCTCGTCTCGGACAAGTGCGAGGACAGCGCGCAGGTCTATGCCGTGGGCGGCGGATACTTCTCCCGCGTCGCCGTCATGGAGGCGGAAGGCATCGGGATCGCCGTCGACAAAGTCACGCCCGAGGCCATTGCCGAGCAGTGGACGAAGGTCAACGACATGACCGGCGCCAAGGCTTACGGCAACGCCATGGAGGCCGCGGGCGCGGCGATGAAGTTCGCGATGACGTGA